The following are encoded together in the Macadamia integrifolia cultivar HAES 741 chromosome 10, SCU_Mint_v3, whole genome shotgun sequence genome:
- the LOC122090996 gene encoding caffeic acid 3-O-methyltransferase-like — MSSIQKSIDAIDEEEEECCLFAVQLATGSLVHMVFKAAIELNLIDIMERAGPGKQLSPLEIAALLPIKNNPDAPDMLDRILRLLASYSIFTSSQVTNDDGRVQRLYGLGPVCKFFVSNEDGASMSPMLFLVQDKVFKESWYHLKDAVLEGGVPFNKAHGMQMYDYFGINPRFSKVFNEAMYVPSITLMKLILEVYEGFEGVNVVVDVGGGVGKNLDLITYKYPTIKGINFDLPHVIADAPPYPGRVDHVAGDMFLSVPKGDIIFMKTILHNWSDEHCLTILKNCYEALPENGKVVIFETILPEIPETDLMAKYTFILDVVMMTQHNGGKERTEKEYRTLANGAGFSGAKLIFRLLTSSIMEFYK; from the exons ATGTCTTCAATACAAAAATCAATAGATGCAatcgatgaagaagaagaagaatgttgcTTATTTGCAGTACAACTAGCGACGGGATCATTGGTTCATATGGTCTTCAAAGCTGCCATAGAGCTAAACCTGATAGATATCATGGAAAGAGCTGGTCCAGGGAAGCAACTTTCTCCTCTAGAGATTGCAGCTTTGCTCCCTATAAAGAATAATCCAGATGCCCCTGATATGCTTGATCGTATCTTACGTCTCTTGGCTAGCTATTCCATATTCACTTCCTCTCAGGTCACCAATGATGATGGTAGAGTTCAaaggctttatggtttaggtcCTGTCTgcaaattttttgtttcaaatgaAGATGGAGCTTCAATGTCTCCTATGCTTTTCTTGGTGCAAGACAAGGTCTTCAAGGAGAGCTG GTACCACTTGAAAGATGCAGTTCTTGAAGGAGGAGTTCCATTTAACAAGGCCCATGGAATGCAAATGTATGACTACTTTGGCATTAACCCAAGGTTCAGCAAAGTTTTCAATGAAGCAATGTATGTCCCCTCCATCACACTCATGAAGCTAATACTTGAGGTTTATGAGGGATTTGAGGGTGTGAATGTGGTGGTTGATGTGGGTGGTGGAGTAGGGAAGAATCTTGACTTGATCACTTACAAGTACCCTACCATTAAGGGCATTAACTTTGATTTGCCACATGTGATAGCTGATGCACCACCTTATCCTG GCCGGGTGGACCATGTTGCAGGTGATATGTTCTTGAGTGTTCCAAAAGGAGACATTATCTTTATGAAG ACCATACTTCATAACTGGAGTGATGAGCATTGCTTGACTATATTGAAGAACTGCTATGAAGCTTTACCAGAAAATGGGAAGGTGGTTATTTTCGAGACAATTCTTCCAGAGATACCTGAGACTGATTTGATGGCCAAATATACATTTATATTGGATGTGGTTATGATGACTCAACATAATGGAGGAAAGGAGAGGACTGAAAAGGAATACAGGACCTTGGCAAATGGTGCTGGATTTAGTGGAGCTAAACTCATCTTTCGTCTTCTTACCTCCTCTATCATGGAATTCTATAAATAG
- the LOC122091533 gene encoding protein trichome birefringence-like: protein MPISQSLTVKGFSFIMGDRKPVCNGETLFVFLFLCPETRTAQTARIDLRREHLLFSSSREQPSSPKPLPPPLLQILLLGFFFPFLVPPFISIPPLPLPRPTFNPPLNPNPNSNPQSNHGHGDGNTTSVVDNNPNSSSDGNASSVVVHNNPDSSSHGNASSAVKQNVAQVGKPNLRSRKTKTHHKKPSKRPKKNNKKHRNFNASSATNAIDPLKAKTHTGKDLRSCDFYDGSWVVDDSPPAYLHGSSPFVEEAFNCFENGRVEDDFLRYRWQTRLDGKEMLDMLRGKRLAFVGDSLNRNMWESLVRHLYRNIIAQSSLSDHHS from the exons CCCTCTttgtcttcctctttctctgtcCTGAGACACGAACAGCTCAAACAGCTCGAATCGATCTGAGAAGGGAACACTtgctcttttcctcttctcggGAACAGCCATCCTCACCAAAACCTCTCCCGCCGCCGCTACTTCAAATCTTGCTTCTcgggtttttttttccatttctggtTCCTCCTTTTATTTCTATCCCACCGCTTCCTCTTCCGAGACCCACATTCAATCCCCCCCTTAATCCTAACCCTAACTCTAATCCACAAAGCAACCATGGCCATGGAGATGGTAATACAACCTCTGTTGTTGATAACAACCCAAATAGCAGTAGCGATGGCAATGCATCCTCTGTTGTCGTTCATAACAACCCAGATAGCAGTAGCCATGGTAATGCATCCTCTGCTGTGAAACAGAATGTCGCCCAAGTTGGAAAACCCAATCTCCGCTCAAGAAAGACGAAGACCCATCACAAGAAACCTTCGAAACGACCAAAGAAGAACAATAAGAAGCACAGAAATTTCAATGCGTCTTCTGCTACCAACGCCATAGATCCATTAAAAGCAAAAACCCATACGGGCAAAGACCTGAGATCATGTGATTTCTATGATGGAAGCTGGGTTGTTGACGATTCGCCCCCAGCCTACCTTCATGGATCATCTCCATTTGTTGAAGAAGCTTTCAATTGCTTTGAAAATGGACGGGTAGAGGATGATTTCCTCAGATATCGGTGGCAAACCAG GTTGGATGGGAAAGAGATGTTGGATATGTTGAGAGGGAAAAGACTAGCTTTCGTTGGTGATTCTTTGAATCGAAACATGTGGGAATCTCTCGTCCGTCATCTTTATAGGAATATAATTGCTCAATCGAGTTTATCCGATCACCATTCTTAG